The genomic segment cgggtaaatatgtttttactcTCTcagttataattaaatttttaattttatttttgtaaggacctaaaaaatagaatattatagTAGataagtgtattaaaataatgagacgagcatttttatttttattttaaataatcttataatataaatagaaatttctaaagttcggttcattatctaaatcacatctatctctctaaaactatATTCTCCTTAAGTTTTCTGATTTCTCACTATAGTGCTATCTGTTCAACGATCAGAGAGTGCCTAAAAAATCCTTGCGTCAATGACAACAATTTTTATCGATCAATTTCTCGTTTTGAACCAGTAAGATTCATTCCTCTTTTTTcgattttctataattttatggTTTCACAGAATTTCTGCTCCTGCATGTGTTTGGAGTTTCCTTCTCCTAATTTATAGTTCCATTTAAACTCTAAGAGTTGTTTCTATCATTAATTAGTGATCTGTAGGTGTTTCTAGAGTTTCCTTACGGTGTAAGGCACGGTCGGAGTAATCCTATGAGCTGGGCAGTATATCTccgaggtaagggaagctagatatgttttaatttgataatttagtTCTTCATTTTGTGATTACAAGGTTATTGAATTAGTTACACTGAAAATGATGTTTGATGTAAGTAGATACTATGTATTTTGATTTGGTTGAGTGTAAAATGATGAATGAGTGCTTTGAATAGCTTGAAATGATGTAAATCTGTAATTATATGTTTGAATTGTGATAAATCTGATATAGGCTTGTCTCTTGGTAAATTGAAGCGAGTTATTTTGACTTCATAGTtaatttagaggaagtgaggtagtgaaaatgagaaattGGAGTTGAGAGCTCATAGGGTCTGTTGGGACAATTTAGGTAAGTCAAATATGGcttgtttgagtcatcaaaatggtcaaaaacatgtttaaagtGGTAGATATTGATTTGAGTTCCTAAGttgatgaatttgatgttctagAGTAGTAATTGatccataaacactttagattgatgttaggaaggtttagaatcacttagtcaagtctaattaggtatataaAACCATCTAAGAGTGTttgaagttgggaaaaatagatagaattggtaattggggtttgagttgcataattctgtagattttcgttctgcagattatgcagactcgctgagtGAATggattcgcacaacgagtcACCCTGGCGAGATGTTATTTGCCAGGGCATTCACTCAGCGAATAGACACATTGTGCGAATGGTTTGAAAGGGTTGCTCTTTGTTTGACGATCCGCATGGCAAATCAGAGCGCTATGTGACTGGTTGGGGTCTGGGACTATTGCCATTTTTATTCGAATAGCGAATAGATGCACTCTGCGAGTGTTTAGGGAGTGTGAGCCACTATCTGGGACTCTTGCATAGCGATTTGGGGCGTTATGCGAGGGGTTTAGGGTCTGATACAATTAGGAGTTTATTCGCATATTGAATTTAATCATTGTGTGAATGGTTATGAGGGGTGGGTCTTTGTTTAAGGATTCGCATAGCTAGTTGGGTCATTGTACGAGAAACCTTTGGATTCGCTTTGCGAatgtgtgcgctatgcgaatggtCAGAGTTATTGTTCACCTGTTTCTTTCTTGTATTCACTGAACCTGAATGAATTGTAATACATTGTAAGGCTTGTATGATGTATTAAATATGGTGTATGATTATGAGTCACGTTCCAAGTAAAAGTATGTGAATCAAAGTGGTGAATGTAAGCTTCAATGTAGAATCTCTTGGTGATATTTCTGGTTGTTTAGAATTAATGCatgagcttagtcttgggggttatttTGAAACTTCAATGGGCTCATTCTTatatagagaggattgatccatgtcgtgaggagtagtaggaggtcttagtcttggaggcttccagtatgctccaaggtgTGGTAcaaactaacctcgtgagtgtggtaaggtgaaactcattggcaatgactttgtaAAGCAGCAGAGGACACCACGaatgcatgacccgccatagctcgggatcattctaagtccggacaagTCAAGTCTAGAACATAACATGCTAGGATGTTTGATTTAGTTACTTTGGTTGATTTATCTTGTGTATGTTATGTGCTATTAAATGGTATGTTTTCTTgtatatctagcttacccttctgtttgtgtttgtgtttgtattttgtatgtgtggtgcttttcttttgcaatgatcatccggtggatgtgagcagagggagatgaggtgcctctggagTAGGCCTTGGAGAGCGAGGATGTTGTTGTTTAGTTAGTtaggttatttatttttagtgtaTTATTTTGGAATACTcttttgtatataaagttttaaattctacGGTTATTTTGGATGAATGTAAAGTTTATACTTTATATCTCCTAGTCTTTAACTgttctcttttattattttgagactactattatatgatttattattatattttaggatgttacattttttatatgaaactttatttttattaagagcTCATATTTACGAAATGGATGGAGTCTtcttcattaatattattaactttttatttgcaTGGTAAACAATGAATCATACTGTCATTTTTATTTGTACATGTGTCATTTATCTAGTTGACATATGTGTCTTTTTCTCTGTTCTCATTCTTTTGTGTTCTTTTCCATGGTTACTCCTCCTCCTCCCCAGCCTCCTTTCACCTGTTTCACCCTTCCTCCATTATCTTTGTCTTCCTCTCctttaataagaataatatatatatatatatatatcgtatCATGTCGTGATTGAAATTTATTGTGATTTTCGTATCTATCTTGTCATGACAACAATGTATATTAATTTGTAGGATACCAACCATATTAGTTGGCGTAATTGTAGCctagaattttgttttcataCTTTATGTATATATTGGCATATTCTAATCAATACAAAATAACAGTTCTATAATACATTTTGGCATGGTTTCAAAGCTTAACCTAGCTCTTGTATCCAACAGCCTGAGAACATAATTACACTACTGAAATGACATAGAGAGGTGAGAAGATTAAAACCAAGGCAGTGAAGAAAACGCTATTGACCTACAATCTCGGTGCCAATGATAACTTCATAAATGTGATTACACTAGTGTAATTAAAAGGAGAAAATTATAAGGAATGAGCTAGAACGATGAATATCTTTTTGCGACCTCAAAGAAAACGGGGTTTCATAAATGAAACTCACAAGGAACTTGAAGAAGACATATCCAAGCATCCAAGTGGAAGACTGTGGCCTTGAAGAAAACAACATTGCCATATGATATGAGTGTTAGTGATAATTCCATAAATGTGATTACACAAGTGCAATTAAAGGGAGAAAACTATGATAAATAAGCTAAAGCGAGGGAGATCTCTTTATGACCTTGAAGAAAATGAGGTTTCATAGATGGACCTCGTAAGGAACTCAGTTGATGTTTATGTCCTGAATACTAAACACCATAGAACTTAATTTGTGTTCCATTGTTGCCTCCATGACAAATATAAAGGACATGTAGAATGATATCAAGGAACGTTTCTTGATTGTGAGCGGACCAAAAATCCAACAATTACATGATTGGCATAATGCAACCAACAAAAAATGATTATGGTTGTCTGTTATGGGAAGTTGTAAACATTGTGGGATGAACTAGTAAATTACGAGCAAATCTCATAATGTAAACGTAGGAGATGCAAGTGTAATATTATGACCAAACTTGAGATACATAGATAAGAAGAAAACATTCATCAATTCTTGATAGGGCTAGATGACGAGAATTATGGAACAACATAGTCAAATGTTTTGGCAACAAATCCATTGCCCTCATTAGGTAGGTTATTTGCCACCATGGTGAAAGAAGAAAGGTTAAGAACAACCACTAGGTCTAAAGAATAACGAGTAATGATCATGGGAATGGTTGTATGAGTGGAGACCAAGAACAAGTTGTacaatgaagaaaaagaaaaatcaatttagtgcaCACATTATGGAAAAACAAGACATGACAAGGGAAATTGCTTCGAGATCATTGGTTATCCATAATTGTGGGGAAAGGGACCACAAAATGAAAGcaaaagtaatgaaaaaaaacaaggaCTTTCCGAGTGAAAGAAGGAATGACTTGTGTCAATATGGCACATAGTAATATAGATAATATAGATAATAGTGAGTTGAAGTCAAAAACTAGAAAACCAGAAATGGTAGGACTGAGTAATGAGCAATTGTAGATCTTGGCAACCATGTTGAATTCTTGCAAGacaaatgaaattgaaaagatGACAGATAAGAAAGAAGGCGACTTGTGGATTGTTGACACCAATGCCTTTAACCATATGACAAGTCCGCTAGAAAACTTGTAAGAAAGTTAAGCCATGGAATGATGCCTTATGGGACTACCAAAAGGTGATTGGTGATGGCAAACAAAGAAGAATTCATTTTCCTTGATGGATGACTAAAACTCGAAAATGTTCTATTTGTTTCAAAGTTGAATTACAATTTGATCTCAATATCACAATTAATAAATAAAGCAAAATGTTTAGTGTATTTTTCTAGTAAACTTTTGTATAATATAGGACCACACTTATTAGAACGAGTGAATATAAAGATGAACTTTATTAGTATCATGGTGTGAGTGACATAAAGTATTATCATATCAATGCATAAAATCAACCCAAAATTTGACATAAACAAATGGGACACTGTGCCTACCAAATTGTTAAGAAAATATTGATGTTAAGAAAATATTGAGGTGAGCCATGGACATATAAATAAAGATTCAAATGGAATGTGTGAAATGTGAGAGAGATCAAAACAAAGTAggaataatttatgattttagtgtgattaatatatatatatatatatatatatatatatatataatttgaatgataaaagttgaattgtgataaatgaaatataatataattaaattataaattatattgataattttgaattttctaaaattatgtATGATAAAGTgagtttgaataaaatatttaaaattaattttaaacatttttttaagattacGTGTTGCGTTGCATTATACACccattttgacattaaaaaaattaagtaattcATTATTAGACAGCATGTGAAAATTACTCacattgaaaaataatgaaagttgtaaaaaaaataatgacactagtttaaattgagaaatactttttttttcacaaaataaataaaagataaattgaacTTGTGACATCCCCAAAATATAcgacatgcatatataataaagacgtcattcGGTTATAATATTGGAAAGCAGTTAGAGACATATAACAGACTGTTGCGGTTACaatcatccaaaataaaatcagaatTGGTCTCCTAAACATAAAGGACCCCTGAGAAGTATTATCAAAATAGCTCTACAAATTATAATCCTAGAAGTACTAAGCTGCCGCATCACCATCTTCTAGTGCTTGCTCCATGGACACCTCCTCTttatctgctcacatccaattGGATgatcaatgcaaaagaaagcataccCAAACAAAACACAACCACACAAGAAAAGGTGAGCTAGTTTTACAAGCCATCATACAATATTAGAGTAAATAACACATCAAGAACTACTTCAATCCAAACAAGTTAAATCATACAACCTAGCATGTCATAtactagacttgactcgtccggacttagaatgactgtcgagctatggcgggttatgcactcctGGTGGCTTATGAAACATGAGttccccaccctaccacactcacgaggttagcctgttccgggccttgaggcatactggaagcccccaagactaagataAATCGCAATTTATTCAAACACACATAATACAGTTCAAACAATTTATGACTAGCTCCCCTTACTTTGGTGGTTACAAGCACAATACTCTTTAGAAGAACCCCAAAACAATAACCCTTGCACAGAACCAAGTTCAACACAACCTACAAACCGTCAAATTGGGAACAGAGACATCTCTTAGAATCAGAATAGGTAGAGAATCTAGAGAGGAAAACCATTGGCTAGATGCAACTGCCACAAATTGCATGCCCTAGGCtcaagagaaaaggaaaacagaAAAGATAAATTACCCGTCCAAAACAGAATTTAATCGGATGAATGAGAAGCTCTCAACTCCGTGAAAGAGAGAACACCacctatttcaaatttcaacggtggaaattggtggaagagtagagagaagtcagagcaagaagaagaaaacttagatgtttataaagagaaaggagaagaggaaaatgaactcagagttggaaaaagaaaggCCCCTACTAAGGTCAGGGTGTCCTTAGTGGTATGGGTCAGACTGTCTGATAAGTGTGAACTTTACTTGTATTTGTTCCTTAAAAtgttgtgcttttgagtaatttaagtgtttattctcatgaaaagtatataaatgttGATGTAAGTATAACTTTGAGTGTTTAAATGTGTATTGATGCTTTTGTATGTTTATATCgaagtagaataaggattggatattATCAAAGACTTGGAGCGCGTCACTTGCCAAGCCAGAAGGATCAAATAGTCCCAGCCAGTTGGAGCTCCTCGCCCAGCGAGCCAGCACCACTCGCCCAACGAGTGGAGTCCAGTCGCCCAGCGAGCTGGAGCTGGTCGCCCAACAAGCCACTCGCCCAACGAGTGGAGGCTTCTCGCCCAGCGAAAATTCACTTACGGTCTTTCTCTTTAAAACGTCGTGAAACTGATCCAGAGGGGAGAAGAGACCAGGGGGAACTCTGCAACTCACGTCCAGCTCGTGTCTAGgtgcttccatggtggaaaaccaccactttccaccatccaatccatcatttaTCGCTTCtgtgatgtatatgtgtagatagaactccatttcactggggttgagagtaaagttctgaaactctttgtaatttctctattaatgcatgatcttgtatgaattttgtgttctatctttattattcatgcctacgatgggaatctgagctaatttaacggttaaatcattgggaaatgtatgagactgcggacctaggatagaacaaCTAAAGGATTTCAATTCCTAGACATAGGttggaatttttagtcatctgtgacattgtgtttaaggcaaatctgagaaatgaattagctaagggattagtaatttagtttgaacGATTCTGAAACTATCATATGAGGGATCAGAGGCTGtatgcgcctaggatgtcgatgcttaattttgaggaattgtgttagtagaaaattacttgagtgatgaacttgaatttcaaccccagtgaacctAAATTCGACTGTTTTACCACTTTATTTTACATCTGTATGCTAatcttaattgtgttataaaAATACGTTTAATAATCgttaaattagtaaactttaacaatCAGTGAATcgaaacaaatctcttgggaaaacgatatccggacttaccggtttattacttgaacgatccggtacgcttgccgaggtctcaacactGTCTCAACATAAGGCCCACTTATTTCTCAAGCCCTTACAGAACTAATACCCAATAGATCAACacaatattacataaataattttaaaaaatactaaaaaaattagtgataacttaattattttaaaaaaattatagttatataataagattttatatatgaaaaaagtgtacttatataacaaaatttatatagttACATCTCTTTTGTAAATTTACGTTTATTAATTgcttttttatcaataaattaactatttaGTTGATAATTGGTAAGTGTACCATATAGACTGTCCGGTCAAACATATTCTCAAAGTGGTCGATCGATCAACTATAATCACACGACTTTTTAGAAGCCTTAGAATAATATGTAATTGATTGGGTGTTATGTAACTGTTCGATTCCTTATATATTAAGGACACCAACACAAACTCAACATGATTAACAAGTTAAAACATACTTATGAGATATTGGGCCGACCCTAACAAAAAAATCCACTtcgaaatttataaatacaacagtaaaataattctttatacGATAGCATGTGAAAAATACtcattgaaaaataatgaaattttaaaaaaatatatgacactagtttaaattgagaaatactttttttttcacaaaataaataaaagataaattgaacTAATACCCAATAGATCAACACAATTACATAAAATGAATTatccaaataaaagaaacataaacaattttaaaaaatactaaaaaaattagtaataacttgattattttttaaaaactatagttatataataagattttatatattaaataagtatacttatataataaaatttatatacttaCATCTCTTTTGCAAATTcacatttattaattattttttatcaataagtTAACTATTTAGTTGATAATTGGTAAGTGTACCATATAGACCGTCCGATCAAACACATTTTCAAAGTGGTCGATCGGTCAACTATAATCACACTACTTTCTAGAAGCCTCAAAATAATATGTAATTGATCGGGTGTTATGTAACCTTTCGATTCcttatatattaagaaaaccAACACAAGCTCAACATGATTAACAAGGTAAAACATacttatgaaatattaattaggTCAACCTTAATTAAAAATCTActtcaaaatctataaatacaggATTAAGGTAAGGAGATAAGTGATGACATTTATTAGACATTTAGGACTTGATCCTACTAACCGATCGATATTGTAAACTAACTTGAGTGTCACATTGTCTTTGACAGGTACCTCGCTCGGCCTGGACTTTGGAGGAGTAAGGAGGAGTTAAGACATAATTAGAGGAACTACATTGAAGAAGGAATAAGATAAAAAGGTGTGAAAGAGTAGCTCTCGACACAACAATCCGAAacaataagtttttattttataaatcttactaataaactaatttattagattaaaaatattcaattaataagCTCATGAACTAATTCATTCACAAATATAAAAtgacatacaaaaatataagtagataatttttttgaaatttgtactttttttaaaacaattaaagcaatattaaattttttagtacttttatttattttataaaaattatatacattacattcttttatattaacaagccattttattaaaataagttgactttataaatatataagtgtTGGAAATCTCACTTGGATTAGAGATATCacaagtttatatatatatatatatatatatatatatatatatatatatatatatatataatttgatataaatctcaatttatattatttttgtaagattAAGTAAGTTTTCTTTTCTCGACCTGAAAGGATGTTAGAAATCTTAGGTTGGctaaatataagataaattaaacTCACTTCTTAACTCTATATGAGATGGGTGTTAAAGATCTTACGTCAAcacaaaaataagataaattaacTCACTTATCTTGACACTATGAGAAAGTGTTGTATATAATTAAGTGTTGGTTAGTACTACTAGATaagattatagaaaaaaaaaaaaccatgttTAATGCATGTCGATAAGTTTTACAAACTTTAGGATTGATTCGTATAGAagcttaatatataaaattagaattcaaACTTTACACATCAaaaaatttttaataatcattttaacttgtattaattttttttatatgttaaatgatatttttgaccaactttttaactatttatatcATTTCACActatagaaattaaaatgttatcataaaacataatttaatacgtaaaaaaaaaattaatataatcagttaaaaaaattatatttattatttttaaatttgaagacaaaaatatatcaaaatttgaatcgattaattttaatttcacatctagacttaaaaattgaaaatatattaaatgctAAAATTAATAACGTTAACGTGTATTATAtgatacataaaataaatttctgaCAAAGATGACtctatatttatgttaatttaagtaactattaaagtttaaattaatatatttattatatctgACAAAGATCATTGTATATTAATGTTAATtcaagtaattattaaaatataaattaatacacTTATTAATGTTGTATTTATTGTATTCAttacttttgtaatttagtttATTGTCAGAAGCGTTTCCAAACTTTGAGTTTATTTCTTACCTCACTTGCTTGCATTTCAAACTTTCACTCCTCTGAGTCTGCACCAAAACCAGCcttctttttatcattaatcAAACAGAAACAAAGACAGAGTGGGAGAGAGATCAATATTGGTTTTTCAATCTCTTCTGTTTCATTTTGAGTTCAATTCTGAGGTATCATAGTAAATGAATAATGAATGATCACAAACTCCACACACTTCACTTTTGAAGCATTTGTTTGGTTCCATAATCTCAAAGTTCCCATTTACACTGCACTCTTACTTGTCTTCTCCATCTCTTTCACCCCTTTTATAGTTCATTCAAAGTAAGAAcctttcagtttttattttttccctGTCCATTTGCTTGTTTGCTATCAAGATTGTATTTTTCTGTTCAGGAAAGTCTCTATTTATTCGGTTCTCAGAACCCTTTATCTGTTTTGACccctttttatgttttttgttttctaattctTGCTGTGTGATTGATGCTTGTACGGCACATTGTAATTCCATGCACCTGGATATACCAGTCATGTTTCCCACAATTGGAGAAATCACTGACGCTTCTGTTTCCTACAAAAGTAGGACTTGGCTTGTGATTTACATTCTCTGCTTATATgagttataaaaagaaaaaggaaagaagaaaagaagagaactTAGGACATTTTGATACTTTGATATATTCTTGTGTATGCTTAAACAGTTTATTTTCATTGACATGCATAAGGACATAAGGGCCCCTTTCAAAGATTAATGAGCATAGAAGCATGCACCTATATAATTCTATATGATGCTTTTTACTCCAATAATGCCTTTATGCTATCATCACTAGGCACATATCACTTGCTGTGATAACTAGTGATATCAGCAACCTCAGTGGTTTTCAACTTGATACAAGctatgaatgtttttttttccatcTGTTGACACTCAGGCTTTGGCGTAGCTACAGAGTCTAATCCATTTGAGTAccattttttcatatttgaataATTGTAGTTTTTATGAATTATTGAATCATTTTCGATTGCATTTGTCAATAGAGAAAATATTACATTCTTAAAGATTCAGAGTTTCAGGTAAATATCATATGATTCTGATACTTCTTTAATAAGAAGTGTAGCTGGTGCAACTTCGTATCTTCGCTTTGTGACTAGCCTCACATTTTTCATTTGATAAAAGTATTTACAACATAACCAgtgattatatatgtttttcccTGCAGAAGTCATCCAGAAGAGGAGCTTGCAGCCAACGAGATCCTTTCTGTTTTCTGCAGACCCGTAGAACTCTGCAACATTATTCAGTGACGTTCGATGGGAACTGTACTCTATCTTATTTGCTAAAATGATCTGCattgtcataatttttttttgttgttcttaTCATTTGATTTAGAATATGTATGAGATACTGAGTTGACTGTATATTCTTTGGGGTATAATTTTCTAGTAAATTTTCTGGTCCTTGAAGATACTGGGTTGCCGATAAACTATTACTTATGGCATGTTGTATTGCTAATAGAATTGGTTTTGCTATGCAGCCGGTATTCCTTCGAAGATGCTTGCGCCACAAGGTACAGGAGAAGCAAAAAAAGAGgtaaaagttataatatatagaCAATTTAGAGACAACTTAAGTCTCTCATACGAAGAAGAGGTTACTGTTGGGAACAAGGGTAATAAAGGCAATAAAGGAGAGAAGAGAAGTATTTGTTTTGGTTCATTTGTAAACCTTACATAAACTTTCTTATATAGCAAAGTGAAGAACACCATCTCACAATACTAAGTAATGTGGGACTAaaaacacactacaaaaaacttaatcaaactaCACAAGAAAACTAACAGTTACTTGGTTGAAAGATCAAGTTCAAAACATAAACTTTGATGTTTAGATTTTTTGTGTCATTCCAAAATGAAGTAAGATCGGGAGTGTTAATTCAGATTGTTCTATCAATCGTATCTAACTGGTCTTAAGAGCATATTTAGCAATCATGTTCCTTCTGTCTTGATGAATTTCTTATTTCTTGttttaagagaaggaaaaatcTTGTTCTATTTGAGATGATAcattaagtttcttatttttgttcatgactcctttttttatttgcatatgTAGAATACAAATGACAGTTTGCTTAAAGAAGGTTTTCAATAATGGCAAAAGTGTCTTTCCTATGTATGTCTGTCTGGCTAGGAGGGCTCCTAATAGTGGAATTTCAATGGTAGGAGTGTTGCTTCTTAAAATCTGATTCAGTTTCTATTTCTTATACTAACCAGTTTCTTACTTCTTAGTGTAAAACTGTATGATAATagcttttttgttttttaacataccaaaaacaaaaaaaggatACTGTTGTTTATCAAATTGGCCGGATTTTCATCTTCCGAAATTCCCGTGAAGTTGATTGGAATTCTGAAGTCCAAGTAAAGTTTACACTCCCAGAATTGAATAAGTTAGCGAAGGAAGCTAAATCTGACACAATTGATCTCTTGTTTGTCAGCGCAGCCACTGGTATGTATGTGctattgtgattgaattgtgaTGGAAGTATCCATAAATTTTCCAAGTTCCTTATTATGACAATTTACATGCAGTAGAGGACTCAAATTTATCAAATGGAGTTAATTCAAACTCGTCGCCTTTGGATCCGAATCATCTGCCTCTTGGTGAATGTGAGATGTGCTTTAATTGCAAATTTTTTTGAGCCTGCAACAAGAACTAGCCCCATGTTCATATTTTATATGCTGATAATTAGGCAAAGTACTACTATGGTTTGACTGACTAGCCCCGTGATCTGATCTATATACTAATAATTAGGTCAAGTACTACTAATATAGTAGGACTACTAAACTAGTTACCAGATTTGCAATATTCTCTGGTACATGACATGCGACATTATGAAGTTTTGCCATGCTACAAATAGTGACGTATTTCTACATTTCTAACCATGAAAGTGAATCTTGCTTCATATTTTATCTGCTTAGTGATTTCTACATTGGGATGATTGTTGGTGGTGAAAAGTTCCAGATTACATACATCAATTATTGGGGTGTAGTTCATATAGTTGCTGGGCAATTTCACTTAATGTTATGtgaatttaagataaaatttgttGCCTTTTCAGTTTTAAGATAAAATCTAGCATGGTATTAGAAATAGAAATTATTATTGGCCCATCTTAACTACTGTGATGTCGTTTATATATTTGTTGGACAACTTAACTCTGTGTTAATTGGTATTAAAATGTAATCTATCATCACATGGTAACACATTGATGAATGCCTCCTTGGAGGATTTAGAATCTCTACAACATCAATGCAATTGAGCCAAGCCAAGCTCCCATGGGTTGGTTCAACCATTCGATCATAACACAGAACAACcaaatgaaaagcaaaatatGGAAGAGATTGATGATTGGAAAAGGATTTTCCTCTTTGAATATGGATACTCAAAGATAATAATTAAGGGTGGATTTCAAATCCAAGAGGAGTATTCCTCACATTTTA from the Vigna angularis cultivar LongXiaoDou No.4 chromosome 3, ASM1680809v1, whole genome shotgun sequence genome contains:
- the LOC108325561 gene encoding polycomb group protein EMBRYONIC FLOWER 2 isoform X3, which gives rise to MGTPVFLRRCLRHKVQEKQKKRIQMTVCLKKVFNNGKSVFPMYVCLARRAPNSGISMDTVVYQIGRIFIFRNSREVDWNSEVQVKFTLPELNKLAKEAKSDTIDLLFVSAATVEDSNLSNGVNSNSSPLDPNHLPLGESGEYCLLAKATLESIYMAWNYLPTFRLGHRTEICTTLDLFPCILKSDFQNQGEKVSIQRPSNDKNMSISEIHISISAEEFGSKENYSRPFLHL
- the LOC108325561 gene encoding polycomb group protein EMBRYONIC FLOWER 2 isoform X2; translation: MACCIANRIGFAMQPVFLRRCLRHKVQEKQKKRIQMTVCLKKVFNNGKSVFPMYVCLARRAPNSGISMDTVVYQIGRIFIFRNSREVDWNSEVQVKFTLPELNKLAKEAKSDTIDLLFVSAATEDSNLSNGVNSNSSPLDPNHLPLGESGEYCLLAKATLESIYMAWNYLPTFRLGHRTEICTTLDLFPCILKSDFQNQGEKVSIQRPSNDKNMSISEIHISISAEEFGSKENYSRPFLHL
- the LOC108325561 gene encoding polycomb group protein EMBRYONIC FLOWER 2 isoform X1; the protein is MACCIANRIGFAMQPVFLRRCLRHKVQEKQKKRIQMTVCLKKVFNNGKSVFPMYVCLARRAPNSGISMDTVVYQIGRIFIFRNSREVDWNSEVQVKFTLPELNKLAKEAKSDTIDLLFVSAATVEDSNLSNGVNSNSSPLDPNHLPLGESGEYCLLAKATLESIYMAWNYLPTFRLGHRTEICTTLDLFPCILKSDFQNQGEKVSIQRPSNDKNMSISEIHISISAEEFGSKENYSRPFLHL